A single window of Desulfovibrio sp. G11 DNA harbors:
- a CDS encoding DUF4198 domain-containing protein, whose protein sequence is MKSIKTLIFAGLLALMAVPAQAHFMVMYTPEVAKSEPSDLDVRIVFTHPAEAGHTMDMGGVKEFYAMYQRGENEPKKIDLMSSLKPITWKNPESSGPAFSALIPRKDMRSMGDYTFVMVPGYYLEKEEDVYMQQITKLVVNVGGIPGNWNSPLGLPCEIVPLIKPYGVWTGNVFKARVLSNGKPVPNAEVEVEYMNHMPDLKANAMTKKGIVKYPHDAFVTQTIFTDDQGYLTFGIPKAGWWGFAALGVGPDKEYKGKELSQDAVIWVKAVDMK, encoded by the coding sequence ATGAAAAGCATCAAAACCCTGATCTTCGCCGGGCTTCTGGCCCTGATGGCAGTGCCTGCCCAGGCGCACTTCATGGTCATGTACACGCCGGAAGTGGCCAAGAGCGAACCCAGCGATCTGGACGTCCGCATTGTCTTCACTCACCCGGCAGAAGCCGGACATACTATGGATATGGGCGGGGTGAAGGAGTTTTATGCCATGTATCAGCGTGGCGAAAATGAGCCGAAAAAAATCGACCTCATGAGTTCGCTGAAGCCCATTACCTGGAAAAATCCCGAATCCTCCGGTCCGGCTTTTTCTGCCCTGATTCCCCGCAAGGACATGCGCTCCATGGGCGACTATACGTTTGTGATGGTCCCCGGCTACTATCTTGAAAAAGAAGAAGACGTCTACATGCAGCAGATCACCAAGCTGGTGGTCAACGTGGGCGGCATCCCCGGCAACTGGAATTCCCCGCTGGGCCTGCCTTGCGAAATCGTGCCCCTGATCAAGCCTTACGGCGTATGGACCGGCAACGTGTTCAAGGCGCGTGTGCTTTCCAACGGCAAGCCCGTGCCCAACGCCGAAGTGGAAGTGGAATACATGAACCACATGCCCGACCTCAAGGCCAATGCCATGACCAAGAAGGGCATCGTCAAGTACCCGCATGATGCTTTTGTTACCCAGACCATCTTTACCGATGATCAGGGCTACCTGACCTTCGGCATTCCCAAGGCCGGCTGGTGGGGCTTTGCCGCTCTTGGCGTAGGCCCGGACAAGGAATACAAGGGCAAGGAGCTTTCCCAGGATGCCGTTATCTGGGTCAAGGCTGTGGATATGAAGTAG
- a CDS encoding 4-hydroxybenzoate octaprenyltransferase gives MRFQNPLGRISPHLGRLSSPFGKFSDICRMIKIEHSIFALPYAWAGAFLAARGMPPAWSLVFLTIAMVAARSFAMAFNRLVDLPFDSDNPRTQNRPLVTGVISTRQTWAFCGLMAVIFVVACACMNQVCLWLSVPALVFSAIYSVLKRFTPLCHFWLGATLGLAPLAGWLSVDPGSLGMAPILLFFAVTFWVAAFDVYYAFQDMDFDAAFGLHSIPATFGTETALVLAAFSHAMTSIFLLLSGFAAGLSWPWYVVWLGITLMLFVEHRLMRPQDLRHVNTAFFTLNGIISPVVLAGVILGIYL, from the coding sequence ATGCGTTTCCAAAATCCTCTTGGCCGGATCAGCCCGCATCTGGGGCGTCTGTCCTCCCCTTTCGGCAAATTTTCGGATATCTGCCGGATGATCAAGATCGAGCACTCCATATTTGCCCTGCCGTACGCCTGGGCCGGAGCGTTTCTGGCCGCGCGGGGAATGCCCCCGGCATGGAGCCTGGTTTTTCTGACCATCGCCATGGTGGCGGCCCGGTCTTTTGCAATGGCGTTCAACCGCCTTGTGGACCTGCCCTTTGACAGCGACAACCCGCGCACCCAGAACCGCCCCCTTGTTACCGGGGTCATCTCCACCAGGCAGACATGGGCATTTTGCGGGCTTATGGCCGTCATTTTTGTCGTCGCCTGTGCCTGCATGAACCAGGTCTGCCTGTGGCTTTCCGTTCCTGCGCTTGTTTTTTCGGCCATTTACAGTGTGCTCAAACGCTTTACGCCCCTGTGCCACTTCTGGCTGGGCGCCACGCTCGGCCTTGCTCCGCTGGCCGGATGGCTTTCCGTCGATCCCGGCAGCCTGGGCATGGCCCCGATACTGCTGTTTTTTGCCGTTACCTTTTGGGTGGCCGCCTTTGACGTTTACTACGCCTTTCAGGATATGGACTTTGACGCGGCTTTCGGGCTGCATTCCATACCGGCCACCTTCGGCACGGAAACCGCGCTTGTTCTGGCGGCCTTTTCGCATGCCATGACATCCATATTCCTGCTGCTGTCAGGCTTTGCTGCCGGCCTGAGCTGGCCCTGGTATGTGGTATGGCTGGGTATTACCCTTATGCTTTTTGTGGAGCACAGGCTCATGCGCCCGCAAGACCTGCGCCACGTAAACACGGCCTTTTTCACTCTTAACGGCATCATTTCTCCCGTGGTGCTGGCCGGGGTGATTCTTGGCATTTACCTCTAA
- a CDS encoding CehA/McbA family metallohydrolase produces the protein MKRREFLIGTAGLLAATALPTVCFAGTSPAFPLGVVKGPTPIDQGMAIHEKDFTIYNGKIAVSFAVGSNNYWNMTSGSILDVAVMKDGKFGTDLVNDIEFLNDLWSATGSYNDEDLLHVPHQDILCKQDKDKIVVTVNSRYWTKGHTLPLKVTIEYTLEADKNYIGLKTTVHNPAGNEAYENMYSGYSLSTLAASMYGPFGYYPDLKATGIAIGADKDVQERFGDFIVTYGKDYAVAVQVDGANAYKGSSGYKDLYVLRTIEPGKTYEYTGEIIVVDKGETAPILERYKEKDPSLPFALVQGQVKDSSGKPVPGAFVIISKEGAYKETVKSHGAEAVKKDILQPLVWKMTDAKGKFSMRLPQGNYSTHVEAKGYTPSGSQLMALTADQKVQFTVKDGAKAVFKVVNEKGEPIHAKMKVEGTTSTVKTLGGTVFFSDPKTYEIRADIPAPENELTFTITHGSDFESLPAVVKKTVTPKEVLKKTITIPTAIQTSSRKWYSADIHQHSDIGDGATPIKELHKGQLAAGLVCLAVSDHDSVGNNAEMEKLAKSTGNPFLSSLEVSPGWGHWGILGVDHKQKPISPDLTPAEIIKAGHAMGALVVMNHPYTDYGFLHNRDGVKDGYAPGSDDFDLLEIQSTIDLTDPKNMDKRALDAAMDYWNKGKKIYLSSGSDQHDVTSILYPGIIRTYAYVDGKVSPKSYMAALKAGNSYVTMGPVITPAAGSMFGSTRTIKAGETVTLSTELQAVHGLKSIEVYSEGKPVSKKEFSDTKDAVTYTFEAAPQKDTWYNFVVMDGKGRYAVTNPVWVEVKK, from the coding sequence ATGAAGCGCAGAGAATTTCTTATCGGCACAGCGGGGCTGCTTGCCGCTACAGCATTGCCCACTGTGTGTTTTGCCGGAACATCGCCCGCCTTTCCTCTGGGCGTTGTCAAAGGTCCTACCCCCATTGATCAGGGCATGGCCATTCACGAAAAAGATTTCACCATCTATAACGGCAAAATCGCTGTCTCTTTTGCTGTCGGCTCCAACAATTACTGGAATATGACCAGTGGCAGCATCCTCGACGTTGCCGTCATGAAAGACGGCAAGTTCGGCACAGACCTGGTCAATGACATCGAATTTCTTAACGACCTCTGGTCTGCCACCGGCTCGTACAATGATGAAGACCTGCTTCATGTTCCCCATCAGGACATCCTGTGCAAGCAGGACAAAGACAAGATCGTCGTTACGGTAAACAGCCGCTACTGGACAAAGGGACACACCCTGCCCCTCAAAGTCACCATCGAGTACACGCTTGAGGCGGACAAAAACTACATCGGCCTGAAAACCACGGTACACAATCCCGCCGGCAACGAAGCCTATGAAAACATGTACAGCGGCTACTCCCTGAGCACCCTGGCCGCCAGCATGTACGGTCCTTTTGGCTACTACCCCGACCTCAAGGCCACCGGCATAGCTATCGGCGCCGACAAGGACGTGCAGGAACGCTTTGGCGACTTTATTGTCACCTACGGCAAGGATTATGCCGTTGCCGTGCAGGTTGACGGCGCTAACGCCTACAAAGGCTCCAGCGGCTACAAAGACCTGTATGTGCTGCGGACCATTGAACCGGGCAAAACCTACGAGTATACCGGCGAAATAATCGTTGTGGACAAGGGCGAAACCGCCCCCATACTTGAGCGCTATAAAGAAAAAGACCCGTCGCTTCCCTTTGCCCTCGTGCAGGGTCAGGTCAAGGACAGCAGCGGCAAGCCGGTTCCCGGAGCCTTTGTTATCATCAGCAAGGAAGGCGCGTACAAGGAAACCGTCAAGTCGCACGGCGCCGAAGCGGTAAAAAAAGACATCCTGCAGCCCCTTGTATGGAAAATGACCGATGCGAAAGGCAAGTTTTCCATGCGGCTTCCCCAGGGGAACTATAGTACCCATGTCGAGGCCAAGGGCTATACCCCTTCGGGCAGTCAGCTGATGGCGCTTACGGCTGACCAGAAGGTGCAGTTTACCGTAAAGGACGGCGCCAAAGCCGTCTTTAAGGTCGTGAACGAAAAAGGCGAACCAATCCATGCCAAGATGAAGGTTGAGGGCACTACCTCGACGGTGAAAACCCTCGGCGGAACGGTCTTTTTCTCCGACCCCAAAACATACGAAATCCGGGCGGACATCCCTGCTCCGGAAAATGAGCTGACGTTTACCATCACTCACGGCAGCGACTTTGAAAGTCTGCCCGCGGTGGTCAAAAAGACCGTCACCCCCAAAGAAGTACTCAAAAAAACCATTACCATTCCCACTGCCATCCAGACTTCCAGCAGAAAATGGTACAGCGCGGACATCCATCAGCATTCCGACATCGGCGACGGCGCCACCCCCATCAAGGAACTGCACAAGGGCCAGCTGGCTGCCGGGCTGGTCTGTCTTGCCGTGTCTGACCACGACTCTGTGGGCAATAATGCCGAAATGGAAAAACTTGCAAAGTCAACCGGAAACCCCTTCCTTTCCAGCCTTGAAGTTTCTCCCGGCTGGGGGCACTGGGGCATTCTCGGGGTGGACCACAAGCAAAAACCCATCTCGCCCGACCTTACTCCCGCAGAGATCATCAAGGCCGGACACGCCATGGGCGCGCTGGTGGTCATGAATCATCCGTATACCGACTACGGCTTCCTCCATAACAGGGACGGCGTCAAGGACGGCTATGCGCCCGGCAGCGACGACTTTGACCTGCTTGAAATCCAGTCCACCATTGATCTGACCGATCCTAAAAATATGGACAAGCGCGCTCTTGATGCCGCCATGGACTACTGGAACAAGGGGAAAAAGATTTACCTCAGTTCCGGTTCGGACCAGCACGATGTAACGTCCATTCTCTATCCCGGTATTATCAGAACCTACGCATACGTTGACGGCAAGGTAAGCCCCAAGTCCTACATGGCGGCCCTGAAGGCCGGCAACAGCTATGTGACCATGGGGCCTGTCATTACTCCTGCCGCCGGCAGCATGTTCGGCTCCACCAGAACCATAAAGGCCGGGGAGACCGTCACGCTCAGCACAGAGCTGCAGGCCGTACATGGCTTGAAAAGCATCGAGGTATACAGCGAAGGTAAGCCTGTAAGCAAAAAAGAATTCAGTGACACCAAGGATGCCGTCACCTACACCTTTGAAGCTGCGCCCCAAAAGGACACCTGGTACAACTTTGTGGTGATGGACGGCAAAGGCCGTTACGCCGTCACCAATCCTGTATGGGTTGAAGTGAAAAAATAA
- a CDS encoding FeoA family protein, with protein sequence MTLSKMVPGDTGSVKDVSATGALGQRLMDLGFYPGARVRVVRNAPLVDPVEIELDGYHVSLRHDEADLVEVDGQ encoded by the coding sequence ATGACACTCAGCAAGATGGTTCCGGGCGATACCGGCAGCGTGAAGGATGTCAGCGCCACCGGCGCCCTAGGCCAACGGCTGATGGACCTGGGGTTTTACCCCGGCGCACGTGTGCGTGTTGTACGCAACGCGCCGCTTGTGGATCCTGTGGAAATTGAGCTGGACGGTTACCACGTCAGTCTGCGTCATGACGAAGCTGATCTTGTGGAGGTTGACGGCCAATGA
- the yjgA gene encoding ribosome biogenesis factor YjgA, which translates to MPRKKQYQWQAHDDGQGQDFEQPSRSAKKRESHALQALGEELARLGPQEVQALNPPPELAEALALYARIRNHEGRRRQMQFIGRLIREMDDAEPLRAALERRKAGTMAATAALHRAEQWRDRLLSAPADELDQLLDALPRPQAENPAESDGPQTAAAGQNPRKGRAAAGEELRSLVLKARKEMADGSAPHARRAVFRALHKLLVESGAGSNEQSA; encoded by the coding sequence ATGCCTCGTAAAAAACAGTATCAATGGCAGGCCCATGATGACGGCCAGGGACAGGACTTCGAGCAGCCCAGCCGTTCGGCCAAAAAGCGCGAAAGCCACGCTCTTCAGGCCCTGGGTGAAGAACTTGCCCGCCTTGGGCCGCAGGAAGTGCAGGCCCTGAATCCGCCCCCGGAACTTGCAGAAGCCCTGGCCCTGTATGCCCGCATACGCAATCATGAAGGGCGCCGCCGCCAGATGCAGTTCATCGGCCGCCTCATACGCGAAATGGATGATGCAGAACCCCTGCGTGCCGCTCTGGAGCGCCGCAAGGCAGGCACTATGGCGGCCACCGCAGCCTTGCACCGGGCAGAACAGTGGCGCGACCGTCTGCTTTCTGCACCGGCAGACGAGCTTGACCAGTTGCTGGATGCCCTGCCCCGCCCGCAGGCTGAAAATCCGGCAGAATCCGACGGCCCACAGACCGCCGCTGCAGGACAAAACCCGCGCAAAGGACGGGCAGCCGCAGGCGAAGAATTGCGCAGCCTGGTACTCAAGGCCCGCAAGGAAATGGCCGATGGCAGCGCACCCCATGCGCGACGGGCCGTTTTTCGCGCGCTACACAAGCTGCTGGTTGAATCGGGCGCGGGTAGCAACGAGCAATCTGCATAA
- a CDS encoding FeoA family protein: MSHSKTLQTVGTGQTVFVLAVNAAEAELQRLESIGVLPGVELDVLADNGGPILVAVGEARVAVERELAASVIVA, from the coding sequence ATGTCGCACTCGAAAACACTTCAGACGGTCGGCACGGGCCAGACAGTCTTTGTTCTTGCCGTCAACGCGGCAGAGGCCGAATTGCAGCGCCTTGAATCCATCGGCGTTTTGCCCGGCGTGGAACTGGATGTGCTGGCCGACAATGGCGGGCCTATTCTTGTGGCTGTGGGCGAGGCACGGGTGGCCGTAGAACGCGAACTGGCCGCATCGGTTATTGTTGCGTAA
- the feoB gene encoding ferrous iron transport protein B → MSSPLLVALAGQPNCGKSTLFNMLTGARQHVANYPGVTVEKKTGYFDLGGRKVELVDLPGTYSLTSYSLEEKVARDFILEASPQVTINVADAANLKRHLYLTLQLLEMEAPLVLALNMMDVAERRSIKVDVDGLANELGIAVVPTVGKKSSGVQALRAALTTAGEGGPRSAFAVNYGPMEPYLADLAALLANEEALAGLPLRWLAVKLMENDEAAIALVQKRCAEGAGIPARVFAMRESFAAQGVNAERHVAFARHRTAAALASRHVTLPAQGTTSLSDKADRFVCHRFFGPVILLAILLILYQVSIVFGGDVAAMIWPLWDNAQNTLAGLLPASGFLEDPLLRSLGVWVMRSVTAILNYLPIFFLLFALIAILEDSGYMPRMAFILDRAFRRFGLHGQSTLPLILGGVYVGGCAIPAVMATRAIPDEKARLATILIAPMMNCLAKVPLYLILISAYFAANSGMAMFFIATITLFMALPVSKALSLTLLRGKPSAPFIMEMPPYHLPTIRGVLARAIERVWIFIRKIFTVVLAVAVVIFALINFPGLGEERMAVYEKKSTKAMSDFVKAVDKTALAGQLTLDDVTPLLLFEEDLKDAKRSVTDQEASNKIDAVFQEKSPIYFTIVRAVGADGKALRPALRKLISARKQLRRELREETFEHSALGIAGKALEPVTQYAGFNWKINIALLSAFAAKENSAATLGAIYGLDGDAPVQDSMREDATGFTPLHALALMLFMALYPPCVPTSVMVRLQSNSTGWMLFSIIYQTCLGLAVAVLVFTGGTLLGLSGWQAMWIFYGLCVALTIVMGMIPEPESRKKVDAKKPMTA, encoded by the coding sequence ATGAGTTCTCCCCTGCTAGTGGCTCTGGCCGGGCAGCCCAATTGCGGCAAGTCCACACTGTTCAACATGCTTACCGGGGCGCGCCAGCACGTGGCCAACTACCCCGGAGTTACCGTTGAGAAAAAGACAGGATATTTTGACCTCGGCGGCCGCAAGGTAGAGCTTGTGGACCTGCCGGGAACCTACAGCCTGACCTCCTATTCGCTGGAAGAAAAAGTGGCGCGTGATTTCATCCTTGAAGCTTCGCCTCAGGTCACCATCAACGTGGCCGACGCGGCCAACCTCAAGCGTCATCTTTATCTGACCCTGCAACTGCTGGAAATGGAAGCGCCGCTCGTACTGGCCCTTAACATGATGGATGTGGCCGAACGGCGCTCTATCAAGGTTGATGTGGATGGGCTGGCCAACGAGCTGGGCATTGCCGTTGTACCCACGGTGGGTAAAAAGAGCAGCGGCGTGCAGGCATTGCGCGCGGCCCTGACCACCGCAGGGGAGGGCGGGCCGAGGTCTGCGTTTGCCGTGAATTACGGCCCCATGGAGCCGTATCTTGCCGATCTTGCTGCCCTGCTTGCCAATGAGGAAGCCCTGGCCGGACTGCCCCTGCGCTGGCTTGCTGTGAAGCTTATGGAGAATGACGAAGCCGCCATTGCCCTGGTGCAGAAGCGCTGCGCAGAGGGGGCCGGCATTCCGGCCAGGGTGTTCGCCATGCGCGAGAGCTTTGCCGCGCAGGGCGTCAATGCCGAAAGGCATGTGGCCTTTGCCCGCCACCGCACGGCCGCGGCTCTGGCTTCGCGGCATGTAACCCTGCCCGCGCAGGGAACCACAAGCCTTTCCGACAAGGCTGACAGGTTTGTCTGCCACAGGTTTTTCGGCCCGGTGATTCTGCTCGCCATTCTGCTCATCCTGTATCAGGTATCCATAGTTTTTGGCGGGGATGTGGCGGCCATGATCTGGCCCCTGTGGGACAATGCCCAGAATACCCTGGCGGGACTTTTGCCCGCATCCGGCTTTCTGGAAGATCCTCTTCTGCGTTCCCTGGGCGTGTGGGTTATGCGCAGTGTTACGGCCATTCTTAACTATCTGCCCATATTCTTTCTGCTTTTTGCCCTTATCGCTATTCTTGAAGACAGCGGATACATGCCGCGTATGGCCTTTATTCTTGACCGCGCCTTTCGCCGTTTCGGCTTGCACGGCCAGTCCACGCTGCCGCTTATTCTCGGCGGCGTATATGTGGGCGGCTGCGCCATCCCCGCGGTCATGGCGACCAGGGCCATTCCGGACGAGAAAGCCCGCCTGGCTACCATTCTTATCGCACCAATGATGAACTGCCTGGCCAAGGTGCCGCTGTATCTCATACTGATCAGCGCCTACTTTGCCGCCAACAGCGGCATGGCCATGTTCTTTATTGCCACCATTACCCTGTTTATGGCCCTTCCTGTGTCAAAGGCCCTTTCGCTTACCCTGTTGCGGGGGAAACCCAGTGCGCCCTTTATTATGGAGATGCCGCCCTATCACCTGCCCACCATCAGGGGAGTACTTGCGCGCGCCATCGAGCGGGTGTGGATTTTCATCCGCAAGATTTTCACCGTGGTGCTGGCTGTGGCCGTGGTTATTTTTGCGCTCATCAATTTTCCCGGTCTTGGGGAAGAGCGCATGGCCGTGTACGAAAAAAAATCCACAAAAGCCATGAGCGATTTTGTCAAGGCTGTGGACAAGACCGCGCTGGCCGGGCAGCTCACCTTGGATGACGTAACGCCTCTGCTGCTTTTTGAAGAAGACCTCAAGGATGCCAAACGCAGCGTGACAGATCAGGAAGCCTCAAACAAGATTGATGCGGTTTTTCAGGAAAAAAGCCCGATCTACTTCACCATAGTGCGCGCTGTAGGGGCGGACGGCAAAGCCCTGCGCCCGGCGCTGCGCAAGCTCATCAGTGCGCGCAAGCAGCTGCGCCGTGAACTGCGCGAAGAAACCTTCGAGCACAGCGCCCTTGGTATTGCGGGCAAGGCTCTGGAACCGGTGACGCAGTATGCCGGCTTTAACTGGAAGATCAATATTGCCCTGCTTTCGGCCTTTGCGGCCAAAGAAAACAGCGCCGCCACCCTCGGGGCCATTTACGGGCTTGATGGCGATGCGCCTGTGCAGGACAGCATGCGTGAAGACGCTACCGGCTTTACCCCGTTGCATGCCCTTGCGCTCATGCTGTTCATGGCCCTGTATCCGCCCTGCGTGCCCACCTCCGTTATGGTGCGGCTGCAATCCAATTCCACGGGCTGGATGCTTTTTTCCATCATCTATCAAACCTGCCTGGGGCTGGCGGTGGCCGTTCTTGTGTTCACCGGCGGGACGTTACTGGGGCTTTCTGGCTGGCAGGCCATGTGGATATTCTACGGCCTGTGCGTGGCGCTCACCATCGTTATGGGGATGATACCCGAGCCTGAAAGCAGAAAAAAAGTGGACGCTAAAAAGCCGATGACGGCATAA
- a CDS encoding amino acid permease → MKKETPELHRALKNRHIQLIALGGAIGTGLFLGSAGTIQMAGPAVILSYAIGGFIAFLIMRQLGEMMAQEPVAGSFSNLAYKYWGEFPGLLSGWNYWILYVLVGMSELTAVAVYVQYWFPGIEPWQTTAFFFILINVVNLAQVGVFGEMEFWFASIKVAAIVAMIALGTFLLATGGAGPDAKVSNLWEYGGFFARGWGGVFTSLAVVSFSFGGLELVGIAAAETSDPQKTIPKAVNQLIYRILIFYIGALTVLLALHPWNQLGASVDKSQWAEAMVASPFVQIFDLIGIPSAAHVLNFVVLTAALSVYNSCVYCNSRMLYGLALQGNAPKVLAAVSARGVPVYALMISSGATLLCVLLNFIMPAKALGVLMALVVTALVINWAMISLTHLRFRAAKIKAGEKIVFRAFWHPWSNYLCLVFMMVVFVVLVQIDMAVSVYVAPIWLFFVWLGYKMKKHYTQ, encoded by the coding sequence ATGAAAAAAGAAACACCAGAGCTTCACCGTGCCTTGAAGAACAGGCACATCCAGTTGATCGCCCTTGGCGGGGCCATTGGCACGGGCCTTTTTCTCGGATCTGCGGGAACCATCCAGATGGCCGGGCCGGCTGTCATACTGAGTTACGCCATTGGTGGTTTTATCGCCTTTCTCATTATGCGCCAGCTTGGCGAGATGATGGCGCAAGAGCCTGTGGCCGGCTCTTTCAGCAATCTTGCCTACAAATACTGGGGCGAGTTTCCTGGTCTTCTTTCCGGCTGGAACTACTGGATTCTTTATGTTCTGGTGGGCATGTCCGAACTGACGGCCGTGGCTGTTTATGTGCAGTACTGGTTTCCCGGCATTGAGCCGTGGCAGACCACGGCTTTTTTCTTTATTCTCATCAATGTGGTCAACCTGGCGCAGGTTGGCGTTTTTGGCGAAATGGAGTTCTGGTTTGCTTCCATCAAGGTGGCGGCCATTGTGGCCATGATCGCCCTGGGGACGTTTCTGCTTGCCACCGGGGGGGCCGGACCCGATGCCAAAGTAAGCAATCTTTGGGAGTATGGCGGCTTTTTTGCCAGGGGTTGGGGGGGCGTGTTTACCTCGCTTGCGGTGGTGAGCTTTTCTTTCGGCGGGCTTGAGCTTGTGGGCATAGCTGCGGCGGAAACTTCTGATCCGCAAAAAACCATTCCCAAGGCCGTCAACCAGCTCATCTACCGAATCCTGATCTTCTACATCGGCGCGCTTACCGTGCTTCTGGCGTTGCACCCCTGGAACCAGCTTGGCGCTTCCGTTGACAAAAGCCAGTGGGCCGAGGCCATGGTCGCCAGCCCCTTTGTGCAGATTTTTGACCTCATAGGTATTCCTTCTGCTGCGCACGTGCTCAACTTTGTGGTGCTGACTGCGGCCCTTTCCGTATATAACAGCTGTGTCTACTGTAACAGCCGCATGCTTTACGGCCTGGCGCTTCAGGGCAACGCGCCCAAGGTTCTGGCCGCTGTGAGCGCCAGGGGGGTTCCGGTTTATGCGCTGATGATTTCTTCCGGCGCAACCCTGCTGTGCGTATTGCTGAACTTCATTATGCCCGCCAAGGCCCTTGGCGTGCTTATGGCCCTGGTGGTGACGGCTCTTGTGATCAACTGGGCCATGATAAGCCTGACCCACCTGAGATTCAGGGCCGCCAAGATAAAGGCCGGAGAAAAGATAGTTTTCAGGGCATTCTGGCATCCCTGGTCCAACTACCTCTGTCTTGTCTTTATGATGGTAGTGTTTGTAGTGCTGGTGCAGATAGACATGGCCGTTTCTGTTTATGTGGCTCCCATCTGGCTGTTCTTCGTGTGGCTGGGCTACAAGATGAAGAAGCACTATACGCAGTAG
- a CDS encoding DMT family transporter produces the protein MQDKSIFQLSRGEWALVGITIIWGTTFLIIRNALDVTGPLFFVGLRFGSAAVALTLVSLPVLRGLTLHELFAGSIIGLSLLGGYALQTFGLQTITASKSAFITAFYVPTVPLLQWLFMRRAPSRMGWLGIGCALLGLIMLAGPDGVSPGFSTGELLTLLGAVACALEILFISYFAGTVNVRRVTVVQVTVTALLSFSLMPLAGESVPEFSWLLVCSAGGLGLATALIQLVMNWAQKSISPTRATLIYAGEPVWAAIFGRMAGERLPFMGLVGGAFVVAGVLISNLNPRRKGKEKKSA, from the coding sequence ATGCAGGACAAAAGTATTTTTCAGCTCAGCCGGGGCGAATGGGCGCTGGTTGGCATAACCATAATATGGGGCACGACCTTCCTTATCATCCGCAACGCCCTGGACGTGACCGGGCCACTGTTCTTTGTGGGCCTGCGTTTTGGTTCGGCGGCTGTGGCGCTGACGCTTGTTTCTTTGCCTGTCCTGCGCGGCCTGACCCTGCACGAGCTTTTTGCGGGTTCGATCATAGGGCTTTCGCTGCTGGGGGGCTACGCCCTGCAAACCTTTGGCCTGCAAACCATTACTGCCAGCAAGTCGGCATTTATAACGGCTTTTTATGTGCCTACAGTGCCGTTGCTGCAATGGCTCTTCATGCGGCGCGCGCCCAGCAGAATGGGCTGGCTCGGCATTGGCTGCGCGCTGCTGGGCCTGATCATGCTGGCCGGGCCGGACGGCGTTTCGCCGGGTTTCAGCACCGGGGAACTTCTTACCTTGCTGGGGGCCGTGGCCTGCGCGCTGGAAATTTTGTTCATCAGCTATTTTGCCGGTACGGTTAACGTACGCAGGGTCACTGTGGTGCAGGTGACGGTGACCGCGCTGCTGAGTTTCAGCCTGATGCCGCTGGCAGGAGAATCCGTACCGGAGTTTTCCTGGCTGCTGGTGTGCAGCGCCGGGGGGCTGGGGCTTGCCACGGCCCTTATCCAGCTGGTCATGAACTGGGCGCAGAAAAGCATTTCGCCCACAAGGGCCACCCTGATCTACGCGGGCGAACCGGTATGGGCGGCCATTTTCGGGCGTATGGCCGGAGAGAGGCTGCCTTTTATGGGGCTTGTGGGCGGCGCGTTTGTGGTGGCGGGCGTGCTGATAAGCAATCTGAACCCGCGCCGTAAGGGAAAGGAAAAAAAATCCGCATAA